In Halomonas alkalicola, the following proteins share a genomic window:
- the menA gene encoding 1,4-dihydroxy-2-naphthoate octaprenyltransferase: MTTSVSHKVMVWGQTLRPRTLPAALGPVLLGQALVVPGHFSMSTAVLCLACALALQLAVNLANDLFDGLSGVDQPDRLGPTRALQAGWLSAGELRAGLAVTLGVAVATGLWLVLFGHWLLWLLGGLALLGVLGYSGGRRPYANRGLGELAVWGFFGPVAVLGSLLAQQSPITREAVAAGILVGMPVAAILVVNNLRDRHTDARAAKITLAVRMGPEATRRLFALLTTGPLAATLPLGLTAWAWITWGLTGLAALGLVREMRRRDGAALNGLLGLTALYSLAMALWLGLRLVVANG, translated from the coding sequence ATGACGACATCGGTGAGTCACAAGGTGATGGTCTGGGGGCAGACGCTGCGCCCGCGCACGCTGCCCGCCGCGCTGGGGCCGGTGCTGCTGGGTCAGGCGCTGGTGGTGCCCGGCCACTTCAGCATGTCGACCGCCGTTCTCTGTCTGGCCTGCGCGCTGGCGCTGCAGTTGGCGGTCAATCTGGCCAACGACCTCTTCGATGGCCTCTCCGGCGTGGACCAGCCCGACCGCCTGGGCCCCACCCGCGCCCTGCAGGCGGGCTGGCTCAGCGCCGGCGAGCTGCGCGCGGGCCTCGCCGTGACCCTGGGCGTTGCCGTGGCCACGGGGCTCTGGCTTGTGCTCTTCGGCCACTGGCTGCTTTGGCTGCTGGGTGGCCTGGCGCTGCTCGGCGTGCTCGGCTACAGCGGCGGCAGGCGCCCCTACGCCAACCGCGGGCTGGGGGAGCTCGCGGTATGGGGCTTCTTCGGGCCGGTGGCGGTGCTGGGCTCGCTGCTGGCCCAGCAGAGCCCGATCACCCGGGAGGCGGTGGCGGCAGGCATCCTGGTGGGCATGCCGGTGGCCGCCATCCTGGTGGTCAACAACCTGCGCGACCGCCATACCGACGCCCGGGCCGCCAAGATCACCCTGGCGGTACGGATGGGGCCGGAGGCGACTCGCCGCCTGTTCGCACTGCTGACGACAGGGCCCCTGGCAGCCACGCTGCCGCTGGGGCTGACCGCCTGGGCCTGGATCACCTGGGGTCTCACGGGCCTGGCGGCGCTGGGGCTCGTGCGCGAGATGCGACGCCGCGACGGCGCGGCGCTCAATGGCCTGCTGGGCCTGACGGCGCTCTACTCCCTGGCGATGGCCCTGTGGCTGGGGCTGCGCCTGGTAGTCGCGAACGGCTGA
- a CDS encoding M24 family metallopeptidase: MDHHAYRHALAEQLEGAELPFAPAEFAARLARVHAAMRDAGLEALLLTDPADIFYLTGYHTFEVSVHTALVVTADRRVLQVPSIETGPAVVTAAVDEILGYRWEGIDEVIAPLAETLSPFRSIGLDLFGAGLRFGVIRELQARLGAERFRDDGGALLDAVRLVKTPAELDCLRESARITAAGLAAAEAIIAPGVTDNEVAAEGARAMLAAGGEFMSLQPIVTSGRRISIIHVNHKRTVIEAGDPVFLEFGSAFQRYTAPMMRTVVAGHASREMQAVRDLCRALFETLAAEMRPGRTFDDAARAAEAVLAPHADRLFFSGVFGYAVGAQFPPSWVEGTGYIARGQPREFAADMVFHLPLCLRLPGQWGIGLSDTVRVTPNGGEPLTDNDWRLAEVAEVAD, translated from the coding sequence ATGGACCATCACGCCTACCGTCATGCCCTGGCCGAGCAGCTGGAGGGCGCCGAGCTGCCCTTCGCTCCCGCCGAATTCGCCGCCCGCCTCGCCCGGGTGCACGCCGCCATGCGCGATGCAGGCCTCGAGGCGCTGCTGCTCACCGACCCCGCCGATATCTTCTACCTGACCGGCTACCACACCTTCGAGGTCTCGGTGCACACCGCCCTGGTGGTAACGGCCGACCGCCGGGTGCTGCAGGTGCCCTCCATCGAGACCGGGCCCGCCGTGGTCACCGCTGCGGTGGACGAGATCCTTGGCTACCGCTGGGAGGGGATCGACGAGGTGATCGCCCCGCTGGCCGAGACGCTCTCGCCCTTTCGCAGCATCGGCCTGGATCTCTTCGGTGCCGGGCTGCGCTTCGGTGTGATCCGCGAGCTGCAGGCGCGGCTCGGCGCCGAGCGCTTCCGCGACGACGGCGGGGCCCTGCTCGACGCCGTCCGCCTGGTCAAGACGCCGGCGGAACTCGACTGCCTGCGCGAGAGCGCGCGGATCACCGCCGCCGGCCTCGCCGCCGCCGAGGCGATCATCGCCCCCGGCGTCACCGACAACGAGGTGGCCGCCGAGGGCGCCCGGGCGATGCTGGCCGCCGGCGGCGAATTCATGAGCCTGCAGCCCATCGTCACCAGCGGGCGGCGCATCAGCATCATCCACGTCAACCACAAGCGCACCGTCATCGAGGCGGGTGATCCGGTGTTCCTGGAATTCGGCTCGGCCTTCCAGCGCTATACCGCTCCCATGATGCGCACCGTCGTGGCCGGCCACGCCAGCCGCGAGATGCAGGCGGTCCGGGACCTCTGCCGGGCTCTGTTCGAGACGCTCGCCGCCGAGATGCGCCCCGGCCGTACCTTCGACGATGCCGCCCGCGCCGCCGAGGCGGTGCTCGCTCCCCACGCCGACCGGCTGTTCTTCTCGGGGGTGTTTGGCTATGCGGTGGGCGCCCAGTTCCCGCCCAGCTGGGTCGAGGGCACCGGCTACATCGCTCGCGGCCAGCCGCGCGAGTTCGCCGCCGACATGGTCTTCCACCTGCCGCTCTGCCTGCGTCTGCCCGGTCAGTGGGGGATCGGCCTGAGCGATACCGTGCGGGTCACACCGAATGGCGGCGAGCCGCTCACCGACAACGACTGGCGGCTGGCCGAGGTGGCCGAGGTGGCCGACTGA
- a CDS encoding YebC/PmpR family DNA-binding transcriptional regulator, translating into MGRAFQNRKESMAKTAAAKTKVYSKYGREIYVVAKQGGTDPAGNLSLRGLIERAKKDQVPSHVIEKALDKASGVGGEDFSPARYEGFGPGNAMVIVDCLTDNPNRTFGDVRACFTKTKSKIGTPGTVSHMFDHCAILAFKGQDEEATLEALMEADVDVTDIENEEGQITVFAPHTEYAKAKQALIDAFGELDFEVDEIQFVPQTTTPVAGDDVAMFEKFLDMLNELDDVQNVFHNAELPE; encoded by the coding sequence ATGGGACGGGCCTTTCAGAACCGCAAGGAATCCATGGCCAAGACGGCCGCTGCCAAGACCAAGGTCTACAGCAAGTACGGCCGCGAGATCTACGTGGTCGCCAAGCAGGGTGGCACCGACCCCGCCGGCAACCTGAGCCTGCGCGGCCTGATCGAGCGCGCCAAGAAGGATCAGGTGCCCTCCCACGTGATCGAGAAGGCGCTGGACAAGGCCAGCGGCGTGGGCGGCGAGGACTTCTCCCCGGCCCGCTACGAGGGCTTCGGGCCGGGCAACGCGATGGTCATCGTCGACTGCCTGACCGACAACCCCAACCGTACCTTCGGTGACGTGCGCGCCTGCTTCACCAAGACCAAGAGCAAGATCGGCACCCCGGGCACCGTCAGCCACATGTTCGACCACTGCGCCATCCTCGCCTTCAAGGGCCAGGACGAGGAAGCCACCCTCGAGGCGCTGATGGAGGCCGATGTCGACGTGACCGACATCGAGAACGAGGAGGGCCAGATCACCGTCTTCGCCCCGCACACCGAGTATGCCAAGGCCAAGCAGGCGCTGATCGACGCCTTCGGCGAGCTCGACTTCGAGGTGGACGAGATCCAGTTCGTGCCCCAGACCACCACGCCCGTGGCGGGCGACGACGTGGCGATGTTCGAGAAGTTTCTCGACATGCTCAACGAGCTGGACGACGTCCAGAACGTCTTCCACAACGCCGAGCTGCCCGAGTAA
- a CDS encoding bile acid:sodium symporter family protein, with protein sequence MSAAWLSQVALPWVLASVMMAMGLSLTGADFARTWRHPRRVLLGTGLQMLALPLLAWALVLLLPLPPLAAAGLLLVALVPGGATSNMFSYLVQGDLALSVTLTAIAAVLAPFTLPLVMGWNLELLGLATGGLSLPYWHTVGQLLLVTLLPVLAGMLLRQALPARWLEVVLPGVKGFTGVAMISVVVALFASHAERLPSLLSLETLAVLLLCLFSMLLGHGVARRLHLPHDSVRAITVEVGVQNAGVAMMVAFVLLQQPAIGLVPLLYGLLMNVPVFLWMFACLWRDRHPEATVADRR encoded by the coding sequence ATGTCCGCAGCCTGGTTGTCCCAGGTGGCCCTGCCCTGGGTGCTGGCCAGCGTGATGATGGCCATGGGCCTCAGCCTGACCGGGGCGGACTTCGCCCGCACCTGGCGCCACCCTCGTCGGGTGCTGCTCGGCACCGGCCTGCAGATGCTGGCCCTGCCGCTGCTGGCCTGGGCGCTGGTGCTGCTGCTGCCCCTGCCGCCCCTGGCGGCGGCCGGCCTGCTGCTGGTGGCCCTGGTGCCGGGTGGGGCCACCTCCAACATGTTCAGCTACCTGGTGCAGGGCGACCTGGCCCTGTCGGTCACCCTGACCGCCATCGCCGCCGTGCTGGCGCCCTTCACCCTGCCGCTGGTGATGGGCTGGAACCTGGAGCTGCTGGGGCTGGCCACCGGCGGCCTGTCGCTCCCCTACTGGCACACCGTCGGCCAGCTGCTGCTGGTCACCCTGCTGCCGGTGCTGGCGGGCATGCTGCTGCGCCAGGCCCTGCCGGCGCGCTGGCTCGAGGTGGTGCTGCCCGGGGTCAAGGGGTTCACCGGGGTGGCGATGATCTCGGTGGTGGTGGCGCTCTTCGCCAGCCACGCCGAACGGCTGCCGTCACTGCTCAGCCTCGAGACCCTCGCCGTGCTGCTGCTCTGCCTGTTCAGCATGCTGCTGGGCCACGGGGTCGCTCGCCGGCTGCACCTGCCCCACGACAGCGTGCGCGCCATCACCGTGGAGGTCGGGGTACAGAACGCCGGGGTAGCGATGATGGTGGCCTTCGTGCTGCTGCAGCAGCCGGCCATCGGCCTGGTGCCGCTTCTCTACGGCCTGCTGATGAACGTGCCGGTCTTCCTGTGGATGTTCGCCTGCCTGTGGCGGGATCGCCATCCGGAAGCGACGGTCGCCGACAGGCGCTGA
- a CDS encoding alpha/beta hydrolase, which translates to MLLRWLVGIALAYLLVVALAWAFQERLLYLPHMGREPIGTPADRGLAWSPVTLETEDGLALDAWWLPHERPRASLLFLHGNAGNISHRLDSLVQFHRLGFSVLILDYRGYGRSEGRPSEAGLALDARAGWRWLREEADQAPEEIVLFGRSLGAAVAAELAEALEAEGLEEEGPAAAILESPFRSVPALAQRVYPFLPARWLARFSHDTERHVRGVEAPLLVIHSRDDEIIPFAEGEAVYRAARDPKRLLEIRGGHNTGFLESEPDYSAGIEAFLTEQAQLPLR; encoded by the coding sequence ATGCTGCTGCGCTGGCTTGTCGGGATCGCGCTGGCCTATCTGCTGGTGGTGGCGCTGGCCTGGGCCTTCCAGGAGCGGCTGCTCTACCTGCCGCATATGGGTCGCGAGCCCATCGGTACTCCGGCCGATCGCGGCCTGGCCTGGTCGCCGGTGACCCTCGAGACCGAGGACGGCCTGGCCCTGGACGCCTGGTGGCTGCCCCACGAGCGCCCTCGGGCCAGCCTGCTCTTCCTGCACGGCAACGCCGGCAACATCTCCCACCGCCTCGACTCCCTGGTGCAGTTCCACCGCCTGGGGTTCTCGGTGCTGATCCTCGACTATCGCGGCTACGGCCGCAGCGAGGGGCGACCCTCCGAGGCCGGCCTGGCGCTGGATGCCCGGGCCGGCTGGCGCTGGCTGCGGGAGGAGGCCGATCAGGCCCCGGAGGAGATCGTGCTGTTCGGACGCTCCCTGGGGGCCGCCGTGGCGGCCGAGCTGGCCGAGGCGCTGGAAGCAGAGGGGCTCGAAGAGGAGGGGCCGGCGGCGGCGATCCTGGAGTCGCCCTTCCGCTCGGTGCCGGCGCTGGCCCAGCGCGTCTACCCCTTCCTGCCGGCGCGCTGGCTGGCGCGCTTCTCCCACGACACCGAGAGGCACGTCAGGGGCGTCGAGGCGCCGCTGCTGGTGATCCACAGCCGCGACGACGAGATCATCCCCTTCGCCGAGGGCGAGGCCGTCTACCGGGCGGCGCGAGACCCGAAGCGCCTGCTCGAGATTCGGGGTGGCCACAACACCGGCTTCCTGGAGAGCGAGCCGGACTACTCCGCAGGGATCGAGGCCTTCCTGACGGAGCAGGCGCAGCTGCCGCTGCGCTGA